The Acidithiobacillus caldus ATCC 51756 genome has a segment encoding these proteins:
- the bcsS gene encoding cellulose biosynthesis protein BcsS, giving the protein MNEPGIRTPGRLWLSLPVRFTSLSLLIALVLFSVGTEGQTLALAGIQQSVFSSYDYLGVIQPLSGSRLGSGVYLQAFASYLRYRYTGSLDNSSTLVRARVPGFLVGAGYAFAVDKLQLNFSGGLEYQYFSLTPALPSGGPYRSTVSFVPQIQFHLPLPGQTYLSGIASYVIDQHAYWARLRFALPLFHSIFVGPEFVPSGGNTYRIRQYGGFLDIALPEGWAISADGGLQHQNGLPNVGYAALSVSKVF; this is encoded by the coding sequence ATGAACGAACCCGGAATTCGAACACCTGGCCGGCTATGGCTCAGCTTGCCGGTGCGCTTCACGAGCCTATCTTTGCTCATCGCGCTCGTGCTGTTCTCTGTGGGTACCGAGGGGCAGACTTTAGCCCTGGCTGGCATTCAGCAATCGGTGTTTAGCTCTTACGACTATCTTGGCGTTATTCAGCCCCTGTCAGGGAGCCGGCTCGGCTCCGGGGTGTATCTCCAGGCGTTTGCGAGCTATCTGCGGTATCGCTACACAGGTAGTCTCGATAACAGCAGCACCTTGGTTCGTGCGCGCGTCCCAGGGTTTCTTGTTGGTGCGGGGTATGCCTTTGCTGTGGACAAGCTGCAACTCAATTTTTCCGGAGGTCTGGAGTACCAATATTTCTCTCTTACTCCAGCACTTCCCTCCGGGGGACCATATCGCAGCACCGTTTCCTTCGTTCCTCAAATTCAGTTCCACCTTCCTCTACCTGGGCAGACGTACCTTTCTGGGATCGCTAGCTATGTCATAGATCAGCACGCTTATTGGGCGAGATTACGCTTCGCTCTTCCCCTCTTCCACAGCATTTTTGTAGGTCCAGAATTCGTACCATCGGGGGGAAATACGTACCGCATTCGCCAATATGGAGGATTTCTAGACATCGCCCTGCCTGAGGGCTGGGCGATATCTGCGGATGGTGGCTTGCAGCACCAGAACGGTTTGCCCAACGTTGGATATGCGGCACTTTCGGTTAGTAAAGTTTTTTAG